A region of Arvicanthis niloticus isolate mArvNil1 chromosome 18, mArvNil1.pat.X, whole genome shotgun sequence DNA encodes the following proteins:
- the Ranbp10 gene encoding ran-binding protein 10 isoform X2 → MREWRAKVQGTVHGFPISARLGEWQAVLQNMVSSYLVHHGYCATATAFARMTETPIQEEQASIKNRQKIQKLVLEGRVGEAIETTQRFYPGLLEHNPNLLFMLKCRQFVEMVNGTDSEVRSLSSRSPKSQDSYPGSPNLSPRHGPSSSHIHNTGADSPSCSNGVASTKNKQNHSKYPAPSSSSSSSSSSSSSSPSSVNYSESNSTDSTKSQPHSSTSNQETSDSEMEMEAEHYPNGVLESVSTRIVNGAYKHDELHTDESSMDDGHPRRQLCGGNQAATERIILFGRELQALSEQLGREYGKNLAHTEMLQDAFSLLAYSDPWSCPVGHQLDPIQREPVCAALNSAILESQNLPKQPPLMLALGQASECLRLMARAGLGSCSFARVDDYLH, encoded by the exons ATGCGAGAGTGGCGTGCCAAAGTCCAGGGCACTGTGCACGGCTTTCCCATCAGTGCCCGGCTTGGCGAGTGGCAGGCAGTGCTGCAGAA catGGTCTCGTCTTACCTGGTGCATCATGGGTATTGTGCCACAGCCACAGCTTTTGCCCGAATGACTGAAACCCCGATTCAGGAAGAGCAGGCATCCATAAAGAACAGACAAA AAATCCAGAAGCTGGTGCTGGAAGGCCGGGTAGGTGAAGCCATTGAGACAACCCAACGCTTCTACCCTGGGCTGCTGGAGCACAACCCCAACCTGCTCTTCATGCTCAA GTGTCGACAGTTCGTGGAGATGGTGAATGGCACCGACAGTGAGGTCCGCAGCTTGAGCTCCAGAAGCcccaagtcccaggacagctacCCTGGCTCCCCCAACCTCAGCCCCCGACATGGCCCCAGTAGTTCCCATATACACAACACAG GAGCAGACAGTCCCAGCTGCAGCAATGGCGTCGCATCCACCAAGAACAAACAGAACCACAGTAAATACCCCGcacccagctcctcctcctcgtcctcatcctcctcgtcctcctcctccccgtCCTCCGTCAATTACTCCGAGTCCAACTCAACAGACTCGACCAAGTCCCAGCCCCACAGCAGTACCAGTAACCAGGAGACCAG TGACAGCgagatggagatggaggcagagcaTTATCCCAATGGTGTGCTGGAAAGTGTGTCCACGCGCATCGTCAATGGGGCCTATAAGCACGACGAGCTGCACACAGATGAGTCCAGCATGG ACGATGGGCATCCACGGCGCCAGCTCTGCGGGGGCAACCAGGCTGCCACAGAAAGGATCATCCTGTTTGGTCGAGAGTTGCAGGCATTGAGTGAGCAGCTGGGCAGAGAGTATGGCAAAAACTTGGCCCACACAGAGATGCTTCAG GATGCCTTTAGCCTACTAGCATACTCAGACCCCTGGAGTTGCCCAGTTGGTCATCAGCTTGATCCCATCCAGAGGGAGCCCGTGTGTGCTGCTCTCAACAGCGCCATTTTAG AGTCTCAGAACCTGCCAAAGCAGCCTCCTCTGATGCTCGCCCTGGGCCAGGCATCTGAATGTCTACGCCTCATGGCCCGAGCAGGCCTGGGGTCTTGCTCCTTTGCCCGAGTCGATGACTACTTGCACTAG